The window GTGGTGGAGGGGGGAGGATCTCAGGCTCCTCTTTGTCCTCTCCCTCTTCATCAGCCAGGTGAGAGTGGGTGTAGTGGTAACTCAAGCCTGGcctatttttatagcgctttccACAAACTAGGCAGATAAAATTTTGATTAAAATATTATCACAGAGAAGGTACAACAGCCCACATATACTTATGAAAACAATTATCATGAAACACAGCTTACTGTCACAGGCGTAAGGTTTATCGCGGTCTTctagtgctgctgcagcagctTCCAATTTTTTCTTCCCATTTCCAACTCCACGACCCTGTCAGACAACACAGACCAGTTCAGTACTTCtttcaaaaacaaaacattattaaagtaaaaaaaagaagaaaaagtcacAGCAAAGGCTACCTTGGACTTTCCTTTTCGTCTTTTTGGAGTCTCCTCCTCAAAGTCTTCATCGTCCAAGTCATCCAGATAATCTTCTGGTTCCAAGATTCTCTGAGAGACACAATAACAGACTCATGTACAGTACATGTCAAAAGTTTGCATACatgcttattattatttgttCTTCATTTGTATGATTTagttttaaatgcttaaatctaatgcaggtggtttgggatgagttgcagCGCAGAGTGAATAAAAAGAAGATTATAAGAACTCGGCACCTTTAGGACTTTTTTAAAGAAGTCAAAGTCTTCAattttaatgtagaaaataataaataccaaaataaaaacattgtatgtatatacaactgtttacacactgtaaaacatttccaCTACACATTCTTTTAAACATGATGTAGTTTGATCAATAAACTTTATTATTTCAATACCTTTCGGACACGTGTGGAGGTGCTGTGGCTACTGGCCCCAGTTGCTCCGGTGATTTCAGTTAAATTGGTTTCTTCCTCTGGGCCCCTGAGTTCTGGAGGGGCTCTCTTATCCAAAGGTTCTCCTTTCAGCAAGGCCTCCAGACTGCTACCATCCAACGTCCCCAGCACATCTTTTTTCAGCCCTAATTCCAGATCCGCTTTGGGAACAAAGGACAGATACACAGGATAATGGCTAAGCATCAtaattttccacaaaaaaaacatataagaaATAAATGCCCAGACGTAGATCAAACACCTGTTTTAAGTGGGGGGAAAACCAAAGCAGGATCTTCTGGTGGATGTGCTCGCCTCTTTTTCCTCCAGCGACGGGCGGGATATGTGTACAGCTGGCCTGGTGCTATGCCTAGCAAGGAACAAAATTGGTACTACTGAGAAAACAGTCGGAGTAacaaggaaaaatgtattattatttttttaaaagttggcATATTAAACCTGCACTTCTGTGTCTTTTTTCCATCCATATGTAGCAGTTGCTTTGAGCTACTCCAGTCTGGGAGTCCAGAAAAGGCATGAGAATGCTTCTCTCTGCACACAGCCGGGCATTGTAGTTGTGGCACTGCTCCATGGCATCTTTGTAGTATTGTTCACCCAATCTAAagcacatacacatacatgttCAGAATCAATGCAACAACAAAAGCAACACGTTAAAGTTAACTCCTGTCTCAATAAAGATAAACTACCTTATTTGCTTAACATGCTTATTAATTTCCCCAGCAccggatcttttttttttatttcagccatttctcttttttgcgaacaaatgctctaaatgactgtaTTTTCTTTTGGAATTTGGACGAAATTAtgcccatagtttatagaataaaacaacaatgttgattttactcaaacatatacctataaatagcaaaatcagagaaactgattcagaaactgaagtggtctctctgaAGTAGTCTGTAGTTAACGCTAACTAGCGAGCTAACTGCaatacacaaacattaaaaacgcACCTTCTCAACAACTTAAGAACACGCGAACAACAAGCTGAGGGTTTAAAGCAGAGTTTAAAACAGTTTATATCTTATAAACACCTTCTACATGCTAACTATACAACCCTGGGGTAACACCACAGCATCGACAGCAGGGGTTTTGTTTCCATTGGAAAACAATGAATGGAGTAGCTGCAGCTGTGGTGCTACTTAGCAAACCCACTCAAAATCGATAAATCCAGCTAAACAAACCCACTTTCATTTACACGATCCTTCGCCAAAACTTATGCTCTATTAAACGATCAGTTTATATGCTATAAACAAGCTGTGAAAGATGGTTTAAACGCTCAAAAAATGGTAAATCAACTCACACTTTAACAACATTCTCAACGGCGGCCGCCATTTTTTGCCGTAATAGCTGTTGTGTGGatgccgcgcatgcgcactgtggacaCGGGAACTAGCACACggtcacctcctcctcctccttcttcttctttattcaaACACAGCTGCCTCCTAAACCGcactttgatatatatatatatatatatatatatatatatatattaatagctGCAATATATAGACTATACCGGCATTAATATATATCATAGACTACAGGACTATACTACTAATAACACGGTGTGTACAGAGTAGCTAATGTACTAATGCTTTTTAGTGAGCTAAAAAATCTCATTTTACGCAGACaatgaatgaattaaatgaaCCCACACATTTAATTACGGCTCTGCCTTAAAATATCCAGCTCATATATTTTAGCTGGTCAGCTCGTTGGTTTAATTGCTCTCGACCGATGTTGTCTCTAAATGACCAGCTGgagtttttaaagcttttttaggtgcttttcttttttttttttttttacctcaacctcccttaaaatatcttaaaatgtTAGCAACTAAAGCTAATTTGTTTAGTTAGTAGCCTAACACTCGCTCTGCTTGCATTCTATCTATCTACATTTAGCTaagataaaaaattatattagctagctaacctacagCACCATGTGTTAAAGCTAGCGCTTCATATATGAGCAGATGGTGGGCAGCTAGCCAGAGAACAAAAGCACGAGCCTGAAAGAAAGAGACCCTACAACACAAAAAACCTTTATATTGCTAGCTGAACGTGATAGTCCATTAGCCGACTATATAGCTACTGCTTTTTTAACAGTTCTTATagcatttttatctttttaaacacAGTATATTAACGTATATTACAACCCGCCGTCGTAATAAACGACAAAGACCACACATAAAAATCCAGTTTAATAGACACGCTGCTTTAACCCTATATGGCATGAATTATATCTTTCGGGAGATTTCTCATCTGACCTCCTCTTACCCTGCATGTTTTGGGTTCTTCCTTGCTTTAAAACACCAAATTATCTAAAGgctaaatctaaatttaatttgGTATAACCACAGGGACTCCCAAGCTTTCATAAATGCTGTTTTCCTTCCCGAAAAGGTATAATTAATGCCATATAGGTTTAAAGCAATGTGTTTAATAAACTGGGTTTTATATGTGTGTTCCACTGCTGgataatgatttatttaaaaaaaaaacatgaattaacacatatttttatttatgtcccACCTATACGCCTTATTGTACTGGACGTAGATATGcaatgtaacattatattaaagataaGTAGGTACAGCAAGGAAGTGAATAAATACGTATGGTATGGAAGGGTTTGTGGTTTGTGTTTCCTGACGGCAAGACTATGCCACAGAGGgttaaaaacactaaataaaggCATTAAATAATAGATTATTGTAGTTGACGTGATTAGggctttatattatttatatctttatttagtaaatttaggggtctaaaataatgaattaaatgtgATTCTGTTGGATGTGGGCGGTGCTACAACCTCCCCCCGCGTCTCCGCCTCTCACCACGCCCGCCCGCCGCCGCCATTTATTACAGAGCAGCCGCCATTTCACATCACCGTTCCCGGAGCCGACTGAGAGGTTACTAACCTGTTCAAGTCAGCGCTAAGAAAATGGAAAACCAGCTTTGCAAGCTTTTCGTCGGTGGACTCAACGTCCAAACTACGGATGAAGGTCTCCGCAAGCATTTCGAGCAGTACGGGCAGCTGACCGACTGCGTGGTTGTCCAAAACCAGCAGCTAAAGCGCTCCCGCTGCTTCGGCTTCGTGACCTACACCTCGCCGGAGGAGGCCGACGCCGCCATGTCGGCTAGGCCGCATGTCCTGGACGGGAACAACGTGGAGATCAAGCGGGCGGTGGCCCGGGAAGACGCAGGGAAGCCAGAAGCTCTCGCTAAGGTCAAGAAAATTTTCGTCGGCGGTCTGAAGGACGACATCGAAGATTCGCACCTGATCGAGTGCTTTTCTCAGTTCGGCTCCGTCGAGAAGGCCGAGGTGATCATGGACAAAGACACGGGTAAGAAGCGCGGCTTCGGCTTCGTGTACTTCGACGATAACGACTCGGCGGACAAAGCGGTCGTGCTCAAGTTCCACACAATCAACGGACACAAAGTGGAGGTGAAGAAAGCGCTGACCAAGCAGGAGATGCAGTCTGCAGGCGGTCGCGGCGGCAACCGGGGAGGACGAGGCGGACGCGGCATGGGAAGGCCCCAGAACGGCTATGGCGGCGGAAGAGGCGGTGGCTACGGTGGCGGCTATGGCGGCGGCTACGGAGGCAACGACGGCAGCTATGGCGGTGGTTACGGTGGTGGCTACGGTGGCGGGTATGGGGGAGGCTACGGGGACCAAATGGGTGGCTACGGCGGCGGTAACGGCTACAATGACTTTGGAAGCGGCTATGGCCAGCAGTCTTCTGGCTATGGGCCAATGAAAGGTAATTACTCGGGCAGAAGCAGCGCTCCTTACTCCCGCGGcggtggcggtggtggtggttACGGCAGGGGGGGTTATGGAGGCTCGTATTAAGAGGGCGTGTTTTAGGTCCGAGTTTAAGAGCTGCTCCTTCTCCAGGACTCGAACGAACTCCTCTTTTTCACTTATCCATTCATACAGGAACCCTCGACTAACTAACTACCCAGCCTAGCACAATAGGAGAGATAGGGCGCCCCTCCGCGGCCTATCGCCGCCTATACAGTTAAACCCAGCGATCAAGTTCTTACAGCAGCTATTACCTACTACTACCCCAGACCCCAGTTCATCGGTCTGCTCTAGAACTACTAGGCGGATTCACATCAAGTCAAATAGGACTACTACTACTCTGGATCTTTTACTTTAATCTGACCTCCCGCGGGTGGCAAGGGCAGGTTACCTGACGGAGAACTGTTTTACCACGCTTATTTGTCTGAATTAAGTTAAGATTAGCTCACTTGCTTGTTAGCATAGGcatgtgttttctctcttttagtATATGTATTGTATCCTGTctttttatttcttccttttttaccTGAGTTTAAGAAGTGTTAAATCTGGgctattttttgttattaaaagCGTTAGCTGTGTATTTCCGGTGCAGTTAATTTgtagtcctttattttttttaaaactaggCTCGTTGGTCATTATAAAGGCGAGCTGGGTCGGCGCTTAAATTATCGCCCTAAAATTGGTGGTGATCTCGGTCTTGGCTGAGAGCAGCATGTGTATATAGAAGGACCAGGCCATGGTTCGTTCTCGTCTCACGTTCATCAATTACTCCTTCCTCGTTATAGTGACTGACATGTAAATCCCACTTATATATGTTAAATAGTTGAgtctattataattattattattatggaatTATTGATTAAACATTATTGTTACAGTGAACCTGTTTTCAGATTATTTTAGGTTGGATTTCgatttctgcttttagtttaaacACCAAGAAGACTTCATTTAAAATGCTTTGTCTCACTGTGTTCCTGAAAGGTATTGActtattaaatattgtttttcagTTATACACTAAAACTGTATGTATTTCTATTTAATAAAAGTTCCATTAGCCATTGTTTTACTGACTTTAGACGAGCCTCATTTTGGGTGGTTTTGAATAGACTAGACTAAGCGTATTAGCTTAGCAGTAATTGATTAGATGCTGTTCATCGGCTCATTGTCTTTCTACTTCACTTTGATCATCTCTAGATCAGATGAGTGGGGGGATTACCATTTCCTCACCCATTTAACTAAGGATGTTGTATTTTACCTATTTTCTTATTGTAAAATATGTCTAGAgctctgttccaatacttttagtgATCAAATAAGACGGATCTATACCTTAGCTGTGTCCACTACTACGTCATTGGATTCTCCAGGGGTACTCCAGAGCTGTAGAAACCCAGCTGAAAGTCCATAGGATATTCGCACCAGGTTTCAGGTTTGTAGAAATACTTTACACAAGACATTACATTGTCTTAAACACCATATGGATCCACCTGGAGCAACTGAACTTGCATCAGGTATTTTCTAGATGATCCAGTAATGCGTGCATGCAACATAAGTTTTacacatttcttaaatatgtattttaacctCAGTAAATTTGAGGTGACTTGTGTGAATTAATTTAAGTGGTAAATAGTATAATTTATATTGTCTGGTTTAATGTATGTGAAGCTGTGGTGCTACGCTCTAGTTATGTCTTAATCAAATATTTTAGACAATTTTCAGTTTAAGGTCTTACCGGAGTGTGGGGCTTAGAGTTCCTGTTTACTTGATGCATTAGTTCCAGATATTAATGACACCAAATGCAAGGAGATCAGCATTTATAAGCAAGGTTTGTGGCTTCAGTTATTTATCTTACATCTTATCTTACACCCCCTCCCTCATCATCTCGGTGTTTTGCTTGTGTTTTGTCCCTACACATTTATGGCACACTGAAAGGACTTGGATAACATTGATATGTGCATTAAACTGTAGTAGTAATCCTTTCAtggctttaagtagttttgaatttAATGCACTTGTCTGGGCTGTTGAATTGTATGACTGTGCAATTTTCATACCAGAAAGTGCACTTTGCATTTTACTTCCCTTCCAttatttaaacagttttagttGCCCTAAAGAATAATTAGTAGTATAAATAATGAACTGATTGGGTTTGGCAAATTTAGAGCCTGTTTGAGGAACTAATTACTAAATTTAAATGATCATGCACTTACATCTACCCCTCTCTTTTACCCTGCAGAAATGACAAAACTGCTGGGAATAGGTAACTTCTTGGTTATAAGCCCAGCTGGTGGATGAAGACCTTTTGGAAAGCAGACCTGATTGATTTGAAAGTTCTGCAAGtaagtaaaatgttaaatgacCCAGAAATCTAAATGTTGTGGACATAGACATTGATGCATACTATTTACCtaacaattttgtattttttacagtgaacTGCAGCAAAAGCAAACTTCGGAGTGTGCATATGCTCCTACCTACATGGAGAGGCCTGTATGAGCACACAGTGGTAAGTTCAGAATGCTAAGAAACTGCAGTAATTATGCATTTTCATGTTTTAATAAGTGGCAAACCTAATGTGtccctgtttttctttttacaggCTCCAGAGGTTGGTGTGGCGCTGAGGCTCCAGGGCACTGGTGGAGAGGAAGATGATTCAATGTTGTTGAACTTCAAGATACCAGTGTTTTTGTGACCAATTcttgcctgcatttttttttcctacagaaCATGAGAATGACTGACTATACATTTGCACTTGATTGAATAAAAATCATGATTGCGAATCTGAATCTGCTTGGTTATTAAAATgctgtctagatgttgtttagaTCAGTGTGTTTCAATCTTTTAGTTAAAACTCCGTTTTTGTAAAGTGCCAATGTAGACCCCTActctgggtaaaaaaaaaagaaaaaagggcagGATTTAAAACTGAATTTTTAATAATTCACCAAATAATTGGGTTATGGCCAAATTGGATAATGATAAAGTGGcataacagttttatttatttatttttcgtgAGGTACTGATTTTGAGCCCCCCAGTTTGAGAACTGCTTGGTTGGACAATGCTGTTCATCTTGTGTTCCTTTTGGTACCATTCACAACAGCTTGTAATTGAGTAGGTTTATATCCATTAtaaattctttttcttttttttttcttttttttagatataGAGATATAATCCATTTAGATGGCAACAATCCTGGGTGTGATTTAAATACGAGGCGCGTATATTAGTAGTCTGGGTGCCTGGTGGTGGTTTGATTGTATTTTTGTACATATATAGTTATTCTCAGGGGAACCTGGATATTTGTAGGCTTTCTTCAATTCTTTTCCTTGAGGCTCACTGCCGTGTAcagttaagtgtttttttctgctttaatgTCTCAACAGAAACTTTTTTAATTGGCTGATTAGTTGGAAGCGTAATAAAGTGTATGGTAGTGGGTCTTCAGGGTAAAGGGAACTGTGGTCATGAGTAGCCTGTCCGGTGAATGTCCTCTGGACTGGTTTGGGGAATCTAGCTACTGGGCCGCGAGCCAACGACGACAATAGGTAATGGTTTTGATATCTGGGTGTGACAAGATGCTGCAGTgatggctgcccactgctctggGTGTGTGTCCTCTATACTAGTACTTAGTTTTCTAAATATAGGTTAAAGTTGGAGGCCAAATTacatctgtacctactgtacaaGTATAGtgtatatggttgtcttgtcttgctcATTTCTGAATTCATGCCCTGTCCATTTGCTCCTTCTGAGAGTCTGAATAAGTGTTAGAGGATATTTCTGCAGAAGATAGCCCATGTTGTTCGGCACCTTTAGCATCCTACGCTCACAGTTTCCCGGGAGCTCGTCGGCGCGTTACCTGGCAACGTGGACACGCGCTGATTGGACGGTTGTGAGTGAGAGGACAGCGGGCAGAGAGAGGGCTGGAAACTGCCTCTGACACTCAGCATGTAAACATTAAGCTACAGACTGCCCCGCTGCTTATTAACACACTACAGTAAGGGATACAGGGCGAGCTCAGCGCGGGGCTGTGCAGTCTGCTGACCACTACCGAGGGGAGAAGGCAGAAAGGGCGGAAAATAAGTTATAACTATGGGCCCGAGAACCGCAACGGGATGAGCTAGCGAGCCTACCAGCGTTAGCCTAGCCACCCGGCTAGTTGCAGTGTTCCGGAAACATGGAATTTATCGGGTAAGTGCTGAAAGTAAAGGCACGGAAACCGCTTTTCCACAAAAATACACTCGCTTAAGAGTAAAATATGTGAGATACTTTACCCAAACGACTCCTTTAATTGGTGGATTTACCCTAGCTAACTAGCTGTATGTGACAAAGTCAGGCTAATAGCAGCTAGCGTTGGCTAACGCTAGCTCTGTGTCAGGTCTGTTTACCGAAACGACAGACAGTTAGCTACggctagctagttaacctagctgtgaaaaaatatgaaacaccacttaaaaatgatgagtgtcttGGATTTACctaatcgaaaacctctggaatataatcaagaagaagatgcattatcacaatccatcaaaccaaactgaactgcttgaatgtttgcaccaggagtgacataaagttatccaaaagcagtgtgtgagactggtggtggagaacattctaaggtgcatgaaaactgtgtttaaaaatcgggtttattccatcaaatactgatttctgaactcttttaacgtataaacttgttttcttcgcattaatTGAGGTCCGAAAGCTTAAAACAGCtgtgttatttcggccatttctctttttttgcaaataaatgctctgaattgcAGTATTTATATttggattgtttttattttactcaaacatatacctataaatagcaaaaccagagaaactgaagtgctctcttattttttttatttcttattttcattCTATATATGTGTAGCTACTTGAGTTGAAATAGAAATACCCAAATATTCTTCAGTAGGACTAAAGACTGTTTTGCTTTGAAATGTAGCTGCTTAAGTGTCAAAAGTACTAACAAGCAAAAGTACCACGAATTATTAAGGCTTTAATGTCCTATTATCATTATTGTAACAATACTAGACAACAGTGATGTCTATTAAAGTCCCAAACACCAAATAATGAAAGCAGATGTATTTGCAAATTAGCTATAAAGGTAATTTTAAGGAAATGTGCTTTAGCAAACTATTACTGCACTGCATCTATACAGTACTAGCGAAAGATTTGGACACTTTTCatgcaatgtgtttt of the Astyanax mexicanus isolate ESR-SI-001 chromosome 10, AstMex3_surface, whole genome shotgun sequence genome contains:
- the dpf2l gene encoding D4, zinc and double PHD fingers family 2, like, with product MAAAVENVVKVLGEQYYKDAMEQCHNYNARLCAERSILMPFLDSQTGVAQSNCYIWMEKRHRSAGIAPGQLYTYPARRWRKKRRAHPPEDPALVFPPLKTADLELGLKKDVLGTLDGSSLEALLKGEPLDKRAPPELRGPEEETNLTEITGATGASSHSTSTRVRKRILEPEDYLDDLDDEDFEEETPKRRKGKSKGRGVGNGKKKLEAAAAALEDRDKPYACDICGKRYKNRPGLSYHYTHSHLADEEGEDKEEPEILPPPPQEETKTPKKGPNGLAPPNDYCDFCLGDSNMNQKTGQSEELVSCSDCGRSGHPSCLQFTAVMMAAVKTYRWQCIECKCCNVCGTSENDDQLLFCDDCDRGYHMYCLSPPMSDPPEGSWSCRLCLDLLKDKASIYQSQNTTME
- the hnrnpa0a gene encoding heterogeneous nuclear ribonucleoprotein A0a isoform X1, whose product is MENQLCKLFVGGLNVQTTDEGLRKHFEQYGQLTDCVVVQNQQLKRSRCFGFVTYTSPEEADAAMSARPHVLDGNNVEIKRAVAREDAGKPEALAKVKKIFVGGLKDDIEDSHLIECFSQFGSVEKAEVIMDKDTGKKRGFGFVYFDDNDSADKAVVLKFHTINGHKVEVKKALTKQEMQSAGGRGGNRGGRGGRGMGRPQNGYGGGRGGGYGGGYGGGYGGNDGSYGGGYGGGYGGGYGGGYGDQMGGYGGGNGYNDFGSGYGQQSSGYGPMKGNYSGRSSAPYSRGGGGGGGYGRGGYGGSY
- the hnrnpa0a gene encoding heterogeneous nuclear ribonucleoprotein A0a isoform X2, translated to MENQLCKLFVGGLNVQTTDEGLRKHFEQYGQLTDCVVVQNQQLKRSRCFGFVTYTSPEEADAAMSARPHVLDGNNVEIKRAVAREDAGKPEALAKVKKIFVGGLKDDIEDSHLIECFSQFGSVEKAEVIMDKDTGKKRGFGFVYFDDNDSADKAVVLKFHTINGHKVEVKKALTKQEMQSAGGRGGNRGGRGGRGMGRPQNGYGGGRGGGYGGGYGGGYGGNDGSYGGGYGGGYGGGYGGGYGDQMGGYGGGNGYNDFGSGYGQQSSGYGPMKEMTKLLGIGNFLVISPAGG